The following proteins come from a genomic window of Achromobacter deleyi:
- a CDS encoding FadR/GntR family transcriptional regulator — protein sequence MTLQLIPKPEEPAGKPVADRAYLRLAAQIQALVAQGEFAVGKRLPAERALAERFDVSRTSLREAIIALELQGVVEVRGGSGIYVCEPRPGVARLPAAQEPGAGPFELLRARCLVESEIAALAASTRNDADLDRIFEALTTMREQMMHKEENQEADRRFHLYIAQSTGNSVLLGTVTAMWDQAQGPIWEKIEQHFHTQELRQASQEDHQRIFSALVARDADGARQAMRNHLERVIGEFAQGWR from the coding sequence ATGACACTACAACTGATTCCCAAGCCCGAAGAACCCGCCGGCAAGCCGGTGGCCGACCGCGCCTACCTGCGGCTGGCCGCGCAGATCCAGGCGCTGGTGGCGCAGGGCGAGTTCGCGGTGGGCAAGCGCCTGCCGGCCGAGCGCGCGCTGGCCGAGCGCTTCGACGTCAGCCGCACCTCGCTGCGCGAGGCCATCATCGCGCTGGAACTGCAGGGCGTGGTGGAAGTGCGCGGCGGCTCGGGCATCTATGTCTGTGAACCGCGCCCGGGCGTGGCGCGGCTGCCGGCCGCGCAGGAGCCGGGCGCCGGGCCGTTCGAGCTGCTGCGCGCGCGCTGCCTGGTCGAATCGGAAATCGCCGCGCTGGCGGCCAGCACCCGCAACGATGCCGACCTGGATCGCATCTTCGAGGCGCTGACCACCATGCGCGAGCAGATGATGCACAAGGAAGAAAACCAGGAGGCCGACCGCCGTTTCCACCTGTACATCGCGCAGTCCACCGGCAACAGCGTGCTGCTGGGCACCGTGACGGCGATGTGGGACCAGGCGCAAGGGCCCATCTGGGAAAAGATCGAACAGCATTTCCATACGCAGGAATTGCGCCAGGCTTCGCAGGAAGACCATCAGCGCATCTTCAGCGCGCTGGTGGCGCGCGATGCGGACGGCGCGCGGCAGGCCATGCGCAATCACCTCGAACGCGTGATCGGCGAATTCGCGCAGGGGTGGCGTTGA
- the metH gene encoding methionine synthase: protein MSYPRLPYPPERFTRGGDFARLLGQRILILDGAMGTMIQRYKLGEADFRGERFAGHGKDLKGDNELLSLVRPDVISEIHRQYLEAGADVIETNTFGATSIAQGDYDLPELAYELNLVSAQLAREACDQYSTPDKPRFVAGALGPQPKTASISPDVNDPGARNVTFDELRVAYIEQLNGLLDGGIDIVLIETIFDTLNAKAAIFATEEVFEQRGIRLPVMISGTVTDASGRILSGQTVEAFWNSVRHARPVTIGLNCALGAALMRPYVAELSKICDTYVCVYPNAGLPNPMAETGFDETPADTSALLEEFARAGLVNMSGGCCGTTPDHIRAIADKVTALTPRVVPDIPVKTRLSGLEPLNIDEDTLYVNVGERTNVTGSKMFARLIREEKYDEALAVARQQVENGAQIIDINMDEAMLDSVACMHRFLNLIASEPDIARVPVMIDSSKWDVIETGLKCVQGKPVVNSISMKEGLEPFRHHARLCRRYGAAVVVMAFDELGQADTLERRKEICGRAYKILVEEEGFPPEDIIFDPNVFAVATGIDEHNHYAVDFIEGTRWIRENLPHARISGGVSNVSFSFRGNEPMREAIHTVFLYYAVKEGMTMGIVNAGQLGVYADLDPKLRDLVEDVVLDRAEPVGKTDPADERTPTERLVQFADTVKGSGAKKEEDLAWRNAGVEARLSHALVHGITAFIVEDTEEVRQKIAARGGRPIEVIEGPLMDGMNVVGDLFGEGKMFLPQVVKSARVMKQAVAHLIPFIEEEKRQIAAAGGDVRAKGKIVIATVKGDVHDIGKNIVSVVLQCNNFEVVNMGVMVPCAQILEKAKEENADIVGLSGLITPSLEEMAYVASEMQRDEYFRSRKVPLMIGGATTSRVHTAVKIAPNYEGPVIYVPDASRSVGVATNLMSDQSDAYLAELAEEYEDVRRRHANRKAAPILPLAEARASRPRIDWDSYTPPRPKFIGRRTFKSYDLAEIAKYVDWGPFFQTWSLFGPFPAILDDKVVGEQARKVYADGLAMMKRIVEGRWLTANGVVGFYPANSVNDEDIEVYKDESRSEVLFTYRNLRQQGAKREGVSNKSLSDFIAPKSSGKLDYIGMFAVTAGLGIEKKEAEFEKALDDYSSIMLKSLADRLAEAFAECLHARVRQDLWGYAADEALSIDDMIAEKYVGIRPAPGYPACPEHVVKTDMFRVLDGADIGMMLTDSYAMFPASSVSGFYFSHPQSQYFNVGIIGEDQLQDYAARSGRSIEDLKRTLAPNLG from the coding sequence GTGTCGTATCCCCGCCTGCCTTATCCGCCCGAGCGCTTCACCCGCGGCGGCGACTTCGCCCGGCTGCTCGGCCAGCGCATCCTGATCCTGGACGGAGCGATGGGCACGATGATCCAGCGCTACAAGCTGGGCGAGGCCGATTTCCGCGGCGAACGTTTCGCCGGCCATGGCAAGGACCTGAAGGGCGACAACGAGCTGCTGTCGCTGGTGCGGCCGGACGTGATCTCGGAGATCCACCGCCAGTACCTGGAGGCCGGCGCCGACGTCATCGAGACCAACACCTTCGGCGCCACCTCGATCGCGCAGGGCGACTATGACCTGCCGGAGCTGGCCTACGAATTGAACCTGGTGTCCGCGCAGCTGGCGCGCGAGGCCTGTGACCAGTACAGCACGCCGGACAAGCCGCGCTTCGTGGCCGGCGCGCTCGGCCCGCAGCCCAAGACGGCGTCGATCTCGCCCGACGTGAACGACCCGGGCGCGCGCAACGTCACCTTCGACGAGCTGCGCGTCGCCTATATCGAACAGCTCAACGGCCTGCTGGACGGCGGCATCGACATCGTCCTGATCGAGACCATCTTCGACACGCTCAACGCCAAGGCGGCGATCTTCGCCACCGAGGAAGTGTTCGAGCAGCGCGGCATCCGCCTGCCGGTGATGATCTCGGGCACCGTCACCGACGCCTCCGGCCGCATCCTGTCGGGCCAGACCGTCGAGGCCTTCTGGAACTCGGTGCGCCATGCGCGCCCGGTCACCATCGGCCTGAACTGCGCGCTGGGCGCGGCGCTGATGCGTCCGTACGTGGCCGAGCTGTCCAAGATCTGCGATACCTACGTCTGCGTCTACCCCAATGCCGGCCTGCCCAACCCGATGGCCGAGACCGGCTTCGACGAGACGCCGGCCGACACCTCGGCGCTGCTGGAGGAATTCGCCCGCGCCGGGCTGGTGAACATGTCGGGCGGCTGCTGCGGCACCACGCCCGACCACATCCGCGCGATCGCCGACAAGGTCACGGCGCTGACGCCGCGGGTGGTGCCGGACATTCCGGTCAAGACCCGCCTGTCGGGCCTGGAGCCGCTCAACATCGACGAAGACACGCTGTACGTGAACGTGGGCGAGCGCACCAACGTCACCGGCAGCAAGATGTTCGCGCGCCTGATCCGCGAAGAGAAATACGACGAGGCGCTGGCCGTGGCCCGCCAGCAGGTCGAGAACGGCGCGCAGATCATCGACATCAACATGGACGAGGCCATGCTGGATTCGGTGGCGTGCATGCACCGCTTCCTGAACCTGATCGCCTCCGAGCCCGACATCGCGCGCGTGCCGGTCATGATCGACAGTTCCAAGTGGGACGTGATCGAGACCGGCCTGAAATGCGTGCAGGGCAAGCCGGTGGTCAACTCGATCTCGATGAAGGAAGGCCTGGAGCCGTTCCGCCACCACGCCCGCCTGTGCCGCCGCTACGGCGCGGCGGTGGTGGTGATGGCGTTCGACGAACTGGGCCAGGCCGACACGCTGGAACGCCGCAAGGAGATCTGCGGCCGCGCCTACAAGATCCTGGTCGAGGAAGAGGGCTTCCCGCCGGAAGACATCATTTTCGATCCCAACGTGTTCGCGGTCGCCACCGGCATCGACGAGCACAACCACTACGCCGTCGACTTCATCGAGGGCACGCGCTGGATCCGCGAGAACCTGCCGCATGCCCGCATCTCGGGCGGCGTGTCGAACGTGAGCTTCTCGTTCCGCGGCAACGAGCCGATGCGCGAGGCCATCCACACCGTGTTCCTGTATTACGCGGTCAAGGAAGGCATGACGATGGGCATCGTCAACGCCGGCCAGCTGGGCGTGTATGCCGACCTCGATCCCAAGCTGCGCGACCTGGTCGAGGACGTGGTGCTGGACCGCGCCGAGCCGGTCGGCAAGACCGACCCGGCCGATGAGCGCACGCCGACCGAGCGCCTGGTGCAGTTCGCCGACACGGTGAAGGGCTCGGGCGCCAAGAAGGAAGAAGACCTGGCCTGGCGCAATGCCGGAGTCGAGGCGCGCCTGTCGCACGCGCTGGTGCACGGCATCACCGCCTTCATCGTCGAGGACACCGAAGAGGTGCGCCAGAAGATCGCCGCGCGCGGCGGCCGTCCGATCGAGGTGATCGAAGGCCCGCTGATGGACGGCATGAACGTGGTCGGCGACCTGTTCGGCGAAGGCAAGATGTTCCTGCCGCAGGTGGTGAAGTCGGCGCGCGTGATGAAGCAGGCGGTGGCCCACCTGATTCCCTTCATCGAAGAGGAAAAGCGCCAGATCGCGGCCGCGGGCGGCGACGTGCGCGCCAAGGGCAAGATCGTCATCGCCACCGTCAAGGGCGACGTGCACGACATCGGCAAGAACATCGTGTCGGTGGTCCTGCAGTGCAACAACTTCGAAGTGGTGAACATGGGCGTGATGGTGCCCTGCGCCCAGATCCTGGAGAAGGCCAAGGAAGAGAACGCCGACATCGTCGGCCTGTCGGGCCTGATCACGCCCAGCCTGGAGGAAATGGCCTACGTCGCCTCGGAAATGCAGCGCGACGAGTATTTCCGCAGCCGCAAGGTGCCGCTGATGATCGGCGGCGCCACCACCAGCCGCGTGCACACCGCCGTCAAGATCGCGCCGAACTACGAAGGGCCGGTGATCTACGTGCCGGACGCCAGCCGCTCGGTGGGCGTGGCCACCAACCTGATGTCCGACCAGTCGGACGCCTACCTGGCGGAACTGGCCGAGGAATACGAGGACGTGCGCCGCCGCCACGCCAACCGCAAGGCCGCGCCGATCCTGCCGCTGGCCGAGGCGCGCGCCTCGCGGCCGCGGATCGACTGGGACAGCTACACGCCGCCGCGCCCCAAGTTCATCGGCCGCCGCACCTTCAAGAGCTACGACCTGGCCGAGATCGCCAAGTACGTGGACTGGGGCCCGTTCTTCCAGACCTGGAGCCTGTTCGGCCCGTTCCCGGCGATCCTGGACGACAAGGTCGTGGGCGAGCAGGCGCGCAAGGTCTACGCCGACGGCCTGGCCATGATGAAGCGCATCGTCGAGGGCCGCTGGCTGACCGCCAACGGCGTGGTCGGCTTCTACCCGGCCAACAGCGTCAACGACGAGGACATCGAGGTCTACAAGGACGAGAGCCGCAGCGAGGTGCTGTTCACCTACCGCAACCTGCGCCAGCAGGGCGCCAAGCGCGAGGGCGTCAGCAACAAGTCGCTGTCGGACTTCATCGCGCCGAAGTCCAGCGGCAAGCTGGACTACATCGGCATGTTCGCGGTGACGGCGGGCCTGGGCATCGAGAAGAAGGAAGCCGAGTTCGAGAAGGCGCTGGACGACTACTCCAGCATCATGCTGAAGTCGCTGGCCGACCGCCTGGCCGAAGCCTTCGCCGAATGCCTGCACGCCCGCGTGCGCCAGGACCTGTGGGGCTACGCGGCCGACGAGGCGCTGTCCATCGATGACATGATCGCCGAGAAGTACGTCGGCATCCGCCCGGCGCCCGGCTATCCGGCCTGCCCGGAACACGTGGTCAAGACCGACATGTTCCGCGTGCTGGACGGCGCCGACATCGGCATGATGCTGACCGACAGCTACGCCATGTTCCCGGCCTCGAGCGTGTCGGGTTTCTACTTCAGCCATCCGCAGTCGCAGTACTTCAACGTCGGCATCATTGGCGAAGACCAGTTGCAGGACTACGCCGCGCGCAGCGGCCGCAGCATCGAGGACCTCAAGCGCACCCTGGCGCCGAACCTGGGCTGA
- a CDS encoding TonB-dependent receptor — translation MKSRSIRRYAGALLCSAPALSAAQQAATPAPELDSITVTAQRVPTDGRTLPVSISVITAEDIAASSARTMQDLLSTQAGIHLINNSGSADGAMVDLRGFGVTGASNTLIMIDGVKQNPNDLSAPNLGVVPLDQVERVEIVRGSGSVQYGGGATGGVINIITRKDFAKEPVTARATATFGSYGLRQYDAAVALNNQKVGVDAYMQSLHSDGYRDNNAETREGGGGGITFRHADGSIRLYGNTTTQRLELPGPRQINPLTGLNQYQDDRRGAKNDADFIKSTSTTIGLQLEQALGVGTLYADLASRNKKLHGLTYAAPSMFDNGGDTLRDQKLVENSASLRYRLPITGGHSVILGADALESRSTVTQDAYYDPIQSKMQSRQHQYGLFAEGQIRATESTNITMGVRRQYASDKLEILSGTGGNPSDSGHHLTAWQLGVRQDLSSGFGVYGKVGRSFRLANSDELLWVQNPLAPQTSTDKELGVTWQSERSSARLSWFRYDLTNEIQYNPLADMFGANVNLDPTRRQGIELEGHHEIVRGVTLDANLTWMEAQFRSGTYNGVDLAGKTVPMAPKWLANAGVTWRPTDAFLWNVAAQYVGKSRLDNDQANEFDKQLDAYVLFNTKVAYKFTRNIEGAVGVNNILDRKYATYGIRSGSLGETGPYNLYPAPGRNFYASLTVRY, via the coding sequence ATGAAATCCCGCTCCATCCGGCGCTACGCCGGCGCCCTGCTCTGCTCCGCCCCGGCCCTGTCCGCCGCCCAGCAAGCCGCCACCCCCGCCCCCGAACTCGACAGCATCACCGTCACCGCCCAGCGCGTGCCGACGGATGGCCGCACGCTGCCCGTGTCGATCTCGGTCATCACCGCCGAAGACATCGCCGCCAGCAGCGCCCGCACCATGCAGGACCTGCTGTCGACGCAGGCCGGCATCCACTTGATCAACAACTCAGGCTCGGCCGACGGCGCCATGGTCGACCTGCGCGGCTTCGGCGTGACCGGCGCCAGCAACACGCTGATCATGATCGACGGCGTCAAGCAGAACCCCAACGACCTGTCCGCCCCCAACTTGGGCGTGGTGCCCCTGGACCAGGTCGAGCGCGTCGAAATCGTGCGCGGCAGCGGTTCGGTGCAATACGGCGGCGGCGCCACCGGCGGCGTGATCAACATCATCACCCGCAAGGACTTCGCCAAGGAGCCGGTCACGGCCCGCGCCACCGCCACTTTCGGCAGCTACGGCCTGCGCCAGTACGACGCCGCCGTGGCGCTGAACAACCAGAAGGTCGGGGTCGACGCCTACATGCAATCGCTGCACAGCGATGGCTACCGCGACAACAACGCCGAAACCCGTGAGGGCGGCGGCGGCGGCATCACTTTCCGCCATGCCGACGGCTCGATCCGCCTGTACGGCAACACCACCACGCAGCGCCTGGAACTGCCCGGCCCGCGCCAGATCAATCCGCTCACCGGCCTGAACCAGTACCAGGACGACCGCCGCGGCGCCAAGAACGACGCCGACTTCATCAAGTCCACGTCGACCACCATCGGCCTGCAGCTCGAACAGGCGCTGGGCGTCGGCACGCTCTACGCCGACCTGGCCAGCCGCAACAAGAAACTGCACGGCCTGACCTACGCCGCGCCCAGCATGTTCGACAACGGTGGCGACACGCTGCGCGACCAGAAGCTGGTGGAAAACAGCGCCAGCCTGCGCTACCGCCTGCCGATCACCGGCGGCCACAGCGTCATCCTCGGCGCCGATGCGCTCGAATCCAGGAGCACGGTAACGCAAGACGCCTACTACGACCCGATCCAATCCAAGATGCAATCGCGCCAGCATCAATACGGGCTGTTCGCCGAAGGCCAGATCCGCGCCACCGAAAGCACCAACATCACCATGGGCGTGCGCCGCCAGTACGCCTCGGACAAGCTGGAAATCCTGTCCGGTACCGGCGGCAATCCGTCGGACAGCGGCCACCACCTGACCGCCTGGCAGTTGGGCGTGCGCCAGGACCTGAGCAGCGGTTTCGGCGTGTACGGCAAGGTCGGCCGCAGCTTCCGCCTGGCCAACAGCGACGAATTGCTGTGGGTGCAGAATCCGCTGGCGCCCCAAACCTCCACCGACAAGGAACTGGGCGTGACCTGGCAATCGGAACGCAGCAGCGCCCGCCTGTCGTGGTTCCGCTATGACCTGACCAACGAAATCCAGTACAACCCGCTGGCCGACATGTTCGGCGCCAACGTCAACCTGGATCCGACCCGCCGCCAAGGCATCGAACTGGAAGGCCATCATGAGATCGTCCGCGGCGTGACGCTGGATGCCAACCTGACCTGGATGGAAGCGCAGTTCCGCTCGGGCACCTACAACGGCGTCGACCTGGCCGGCAAGACCGTGCCGATGGCGCCGAAGTGGCTGGCCAATGCCGGCGTGACCTGGCGCCCCACCGACGCGTTCCTGTGGAACGTGGCCGCGCAATACGTCGGCAAGTCGCGCCTGGACAACGACCAGGCCAACGAGTTCGACAAGCAGCTGGACGCCTACGTGCTGTTCAACACCAAGGTCGCGTACAAGTTCACCCGCAACATCGAAGGCGCGGTGGGCGTGAACAACATCCTGGACCGCAAGTACGCCACCTACGGCATCCGCAGCGGCAGCCTGGGCGAAACGGGCCCGTACAACCTGTACCCCGCGCCCGGCCGCAACTTCTACGCATCCCTCACGGTGCGTTACTAA
- a CDS encoding cobalamin-binding protein: MTFVRALPFAVLGLLCAPGPAAADTSAKTPAATSVETPAAIHARDDRGRDVTLAAPARRAVTLAPHATELVYAAGAGAYLVATIRGSDYPPAARALPVIGDGTQPDPERVAATRPDLVIAWQPSAAAPLARVMDKLGVAVYYSDPQTLAAIPDAVERLGVLFGTEAQAGPAARALRARLDALAARYAGRAPVRVFVQAGLDPIYTLNHASIVSDALRLCGGVNVFGDAPVVAPQVGLESVLAARPDAVLAGVSAPADTARNLAAWRAMGLPAAQAGHVYGIDADALYRPGPRLVDAAEQLCADLDRLRQP, from the coding sequence ATGACGTTCGTCCGCGCCCTTCCGTTCGCCGTCCTGGGGCTGCTGTGCGCCCCGGGGCCGGCGGCCGCCGACACCTCGGCCAAGACGCCAGCCGCGACCTCGGTCGAAACCCCGGCGGCGATCCACGCGCGCGACGATCGCGGCCGCGACGTGACCCTGGCCGCCCCGGCGCGGCGCGCGGTCACCCTGGCGCCGCACGCCACCGAGCTGGTCTACGCGGCCGGCGCCGGCGCCTACCTGGTGGCCACCATCCGCGGCAGCGACTATCCGCCCGCCGCCCGCGCCCTGCCGGTCATCGGCGACGGCACCCAACCCGATCCCGAACGCGTGGCCGCCACCCGGCCCGACCTGGTCATCGCCTGGCAACCGTCCGCCGCCGCGCCGCTGGCGCGCGTCATGGACAAGCTGGGCGTGGCGGTCTACTACAGCGATCCGCAGACGCTGGCGGCCATTCCCGACGCGGTCGAGCGCCTGGGCGTGCTGTTCGGCACCGAGGCGCAGGCCGGCCCCGCCGCCCGGGCCCTGCGCGCGCGGCTCGACGCGCTGGCCGCGCGCTACGCCGGCCGCGCGCCGGTGCGGGTCTTCGTGCAGGCGGGCCTGGACCCCATCTACACCCTGAACCACGCCAGCATCGTCAGCGACGCGCTGCGCCTGTGCGGCGGCGTCAACGTGTTCGGCGACGCCCCCGTGGTGGCGCCGCAGGTCGGCCTGGAAAGCGTGCTGGCGGCGCGCCCCGATGCGGTGCTGGCCGGCGTCTCCGCGCCCGCCGACACCGCCCGCAACCTGGCCGCCTGGCGCGCCATGGGCCTGCCCGCCGCGCAGGCCGGCCACGTCTACGGCATCGATGCCGACGCGCTCTACCGCCCGGGTCCACGCCTGGTCGACGCGGCCGAGCAGCTGTGCGCGGACCTGGACCGGCTGCGCCAGCCCTAG
- a CDS encoding thiazole synthase, producing MTTQDTLTIAGRAYSSRLLVGTGKYKDFDQTRAALDASGTEIVTVAIRRTNIGQNPGEPNLLDYVPMSKFTLLPNTAGCYSADDAVRTLRLARELLDGHALVKLEVLGDPHTLFPNMPETLKATKTLVDEGFQVMVYCTDDPIQCRMLEDMGAVAVMPLASLIGSGMGILNPWNLRLIIDQARVPVVVDAGVGTASDAAIAMELGCDAVLMNTAIAAARDPVLMASAMKKGVEAGREAFLAGRMPKKLYSGAPSSPTEGLITGGAK from the coding sequence ATGACCACTCAAGACACTCTCACCATCGCCGGCCGCGCCTACTCGTCGCGCCTGCTCGTCGGCACCGGCAAGTACAAGGATTTCGACCAGACCCGCGCCGCGCTGGACGCCAGCGGCACGGAGATCGTCACGGTCGCCATCCGCCGCACCAACATCGGCCAGAACCCGGGCGAGCCCAACCTGCTCGACTACGTGCCGATGTCCAAGTTCACGCTGCTGCCCAACACCGCCGGCTGCTACTCGGCCGACGACGCCGTGCGCACGCTGCGCCTGGCGCGCGAGCTGCTGGACGGCCACGCCCTGGTCAAGCTGGAAGTGCTGGGCGATCCGCACACGCTGTTCCCCAACATGCCCGAAACCCTCAAGGCCACCAAGACGCTGGTCGACGAGGGCTTCCAGGTCATGGTCTATTGCACCGACGATCCCATCCAGTGCCGCATGCTCGAAGACATGGGCGCCGTGGCCGTGATGCCGCTGGCCTCGCTGATCGGCTCCGGCATGGGCATCCTGAACCCCTGGAACCTGCGCCTGATCATCGACCAGGCCCGCGTGCCGGTGGTGGTGGACGCCGGCGTGGGCACCGCCTCGGACGCCGCCATCGCCATGGAACTGGGCTGCGACGCCGTGCTGATGAACACCGCCATCGCCGCCGCGCGCGACCCGGTGCTGATGGCCAGCGCCATGAAGAAGGGCGTCGAGGCCGGCCGCGAGGCCTTCCTGGCCGGCCGCATGCCCAAGAAGCTCTACAGCGGCGCGCCCAGCTCGCCCACCGAAGGCCTGATCACCGGCGGCGCCAAATGA
- the thiD gene encoding bifunctional hydroxymethylpyrimidine kinase/phosphomethylpyrimidine kinase → MSSRQAAASGRPIPNALTIAGVDPSGGAGILADVKAMSALGAYGCAVIAALTAQNTQGVTGISPVPPAFVGQQIDTLFADVRIDAVKIGMLGQQPVIQVVAEKLAKWNPAHVVLDPVMVAKSGDLLLERDAVGAMREALLPQATLLTPNLPEAGVLLEERPVETVKEMRRVAERLRNKMAHSGQRWVMVKGGHLPGNDTIDLLHDGDRMIELPGHRIETANTHGTGCTLSAALAALLPQVEDVPEAARRAKAYLTEAIRHAERLSVGSGHGPVHHFHAWW, encoded by the coding sequence ATGAGCAGCCGCCAAGCGGCCGCCAGCGGCCGTCCCATCCCCAACGCGCTGACCATCGCCGGCGTCGACCCGTCCGGCGGCGCCGGCATCCTGGCCGACGTCAAGGCCATGAGCGCCCTGGGCGCCTACGGCTGCGCCGTCATCGCCGCGCTCACCGCCCAGAACACCCAGGGCGTCACCGGCATCTCGCCGGTGCCGCCGGCCTTCGTCGGCCAGCAGATCGACACCCTGTTCGCCGACGTGCGCATCGACGCCGTCAAGATCGGCATGCTGGGCCAGCAGCCGGTGATCCAGGTGGTGGCCGAGAAGCTGGCCAAGTGGAACCCGGCCCACGTGGTGCTGGACCCGGTCATGGTGGCCAAGAGCGGCGACCTGCTGCTCGAGCGCGACGCCGTCGGCGCCATGCGCGAGGCCCTGCTGCCGCAGGCCACGCTGCTGACCCCCAACCTGCCCGAGGCCGGCGTGCTGCTGGAAGAGCGCCCGGTGGAGACGGTCAAGGAAATGCGGCGCGTGGCCGAACGCCTGCGCAACAAGATGGCGCACTCGGGCCAGCGCTGGGTCATGGTCAAGGGCGGCCACCTGCCCGGCAACGACACCATCGACCTGCTGCACGACGGCGACCGCATGATCGAACTGCCCGGCCACCGCATCGAGACCGCCAACACCCACGGCACCGGCTGCACCCTGTCGGCCGCCCTGGCCGCCCTGCTGCCGCAGGTCGAGGACGTGCCCGAGGCGGCGCGCCGCGCCAAGGCCTACCTGACCGAGGCCATCCGCCACGCCGAGCGCCTGTCGGTCGGCTCCGGCCACGGCCCGGTGCACCACTTCCACGCCTGGTGGTGA
- a CDS encoding protein-L-isoaspartate O-methyltransferase family protein, with protein MNASTLPDVEQARFNMVEQQIRPWDVLDANVLQALFDVRREQFVPPALRALAFSDLELPLEINAVNTRQTMLAPKVEARLAQELQLSKSDCVLEIGTGSGYQAALLGYLAQQVTSVEIDSRLVTFAQQNLQMNNVTNVKVETGDGRNGWGSTEYDAILVTGSVPVVPDALKYQLRVGGRLVVVVGQAPVMTACRITRTTAASFETVNLFETVIKPLRGATVSQFKF; from the coding sequence ATGAACGCTTCGACCCTGCCCGACGTAGAACAAGCCCGCTTCAACATGGTGGAACAGCAGATCCGCCCGTGGGACGTCCTGGACGCCAACGTGCTGCAAGCGCTGTTCGATGTGCGCCGCGAACAGTTCGTTCCGCCGGCGCTGCGCGCCCTGGCGTTTTCCGACCTGGAACTGCCGCTGGAAATCAACGCGGTCAACACCCGCCAGACCATGCTCGCCCCCAAGGTCGAAGCCCGCCTGGCCCAGGAACTGCAACTGAGCAAGTCCGACTGTGTGCTGGAAATCGGCACCGGCTCCGGCTACCAGGCCGCGCTGCTGGGCTACCTGGCGCAACAGGTCACCTCGGTCGAGATCGACAGCCGCCTGGTCACGTTCGCGCAGCAGAACCTGCAGATGAACAACGTCACCAACGTCAAGGTCGAGACCGGCGACGGCCGCAACGGCTGGGGCTCCACCGAATACGACGCGATCCTGGTGACCGGCTCGGTGCCGGTCGTGCCGGACGCGCTCAAGTACCAATTGCGCGTCGGCGGCCGCCTGGTCGTCGTCGTCGGCCAGGCCCCCGTCATGACGGCCTGTCGCATCACCCGCACCACCGCCGCCAGCTTCGAGACCGTCAATCTGTTCGAAACGGTCATCAAGCCCCTGCGCGGCGCCACGGTGTCGCAGTTCAAGTTCTGA